The window CCGTGAGCATTCCGCTTCCAGCGATGACGATTTTAGGTGTATCATCGCTTCTCAATTCCATTGTTTCCCGATAACTGCTTACGACCGTAAAGTGCGAACATATTTCGTCACACTCAGCATCTTCCAACCTATGCCAGTCTCTAGTTCGATGGAACAGTTCCAGTACGTTGGCCCCCATCGGGCTGTCCATAATCATCTGTACTTTGGGAATTTTATTTTGTTTTAACAACCTCCAAAATATCAGCATCATCAATTGGGCACGCTCTACGGAAAAACTTGGTATGAAAAGGCTTCCGCCCCTTTCAATGGTTTTGTTGACCAATTTTTCAATTTCGGGAAGTGCCTCCGCCTCTTCGGGATGAAACCTGCCGCCATAGGTCGATTCTATAAAAAGAACATCCGCCTTTTTTGGTTTTAGCGGTGGATATAGCAATAAATCGTTGGTTCTGCCGATATCCCCTGAAAAAACAAAACGTTTTCCGAGAACATCCAATTCAATGTAGGTAGCACCTAGGATATGGCCGTTGTACTGAAATCTAGCCTTTATGTTTTTCATTAAGGGCAGCCATTGGCCGGGGGGTACTCCCTTAAAAAAGGGAACGGTTTTTTCAACATCCTTTAAGTCATAAAGTGGTTCGGCGGGGCTGTGTTTGGAATAACCTTCCTTATTGGCCCGTTCGGCTTCCTGTTCTTGAATCTTGGCACTATCGTTCAATATGATTTTGGCAATGTCCAGGGTGGGGTACGTTCCATAAATGGGCCCCTTAAAACCCTGTTTGACCAATCTGGGCAGATAGCCTGTATGGTCCATGTGCCCATGCGTAAGCAAGACCGCATCAATTTCCGAGACTTCAACGGGTGGATACTCCCAGTTTTTTAGACGTAGTTCTTTTAGCCCTTGAAAAAGACCACAATCAATCAAGATTTTGCGTTCGCCGGTATCCAAGAGATATTTTGAACCGGTAACGGTTCCAGCAGCTCCTAAAAAGTGAATGTTTATTTTGTTGTTTTTCATTTATAGTACCCGTTTAGTGTCCCCCACAGCAGGAAGGTGTGTTCCCTTTATCTTGGTCCGGTTGGCATAACTCCGCTATTTCTTTGTAGAGATCATGAAAATCCTCTTTGATGAGAAGGGCTAGTTTCTTGGTGGATTTGGGTTCGGAGTTTACCATCTCCAGTAATGTTTCGAAGGCCTCTTCAAGTAAGCTTGGATCATCTTCCATTGCTTGGTAAAATGGCTCTAGGTCTATACTGTTCTGTTTTTGTAATGTTTCTGTTCTCATCTGTTTTCTTTTTAGGATTGATCAATGTTTATTGGTTTAATGTGCTGTGCATAATTCTTCTGAATCTTCGAGAATTTTTTTTTGTCGTTGCTTGGCGATACCTATTTGCCCCAAAAATGATGGGTTTTCGCTAATGTCCTTGCAGAGCACAATGCCCTTATCCAATAATTTGGATTTCTCGGCCTTTGTCAATGTTGTTAAAGAGGTTAAGGGATGTAGGCCGGATCTGTCTATGCGTTCTTTCAGACCGTTCCCTTTCGGATAATCCCAACTTGTAAGCATCAGCCCAACACAGGTACCATATTGTATGGCATCGGTGGTAAAGCGGGTATTGGTATAAACACCCCCTTGATGAAACTTGGTTTTATGGCCTTGCTGTTTTTCCCATTGTTTTTCCACATCCAAAAATCTTGAATGGATATAGAGCGGGATTTTCACATTGCAAAACCGGCCCTGATCACTATGGTATTTACATTCAATCATATAATGCTTGTTGTCTTTTTCAGCTATCACATCCACTTCATGCTGTACACAATTGCCTTGAACGATTACCCCGACTTTTGTATCAAAACCTTCTTGACTCAATAGGGCCCCAACAAATTTTTCAAAGGGATAACCCGAAGGCCCGAGTTCCATAAGGGCTTTTTTTAGTTTATACCGCGAAGCGCTCACACGGGCCTTGCTCTTTAGCATCCTAAAGGCACTTCGGTATATTTCTTTGGTGGTCATGCCATGGGATACCCTGTCCCTAATTTCATTGGCAATTTCTTGAACAAGCGTTTCGTCAGCCTTTGAACGGCGCAATGATTTGATGAGCTTTTTGATATCGAATTCCTCAAGTTCACCGGAATATTTTCTTATCTGTACCTGCTGGGTCATTCTCTATATTTTAATGGTCATCACTGGTAGCGAAGAATGGTTGGCGACCCCTTCTGTAATGCTTTTTGAGAACAAACTTAAAAATCCTGTATTCCCATGTGTACACATGGCGATCAGGTCCGCTTTGTTGTGTTTCAAATATGTATTGATGCCCGTTTCAACTTGGTTTTCGTTATACACGTTCATGGAGAAATTCTTGAGTTCTGGAAAACCCTCCAAAAACTTTCGTATGGGATCTAGGCCAAGGGCGATACTATTATGGTCCGATGCCGTGTTGATGCGTAATAGATGAATTTTCGCATTACATTTTTCTGCGATGGAGAGTACTGCCCTAAAAGCACTGCCCACATCTTCCATAAAATCTGAAACGAAAACGATATCCTTGAAAGGAAACCTTACATCATCTTCTTTTACCACAACGACCGGCACATCGGATTTTCTTACCAAACGCTCTACGTTGCTACCAAGAAGTTCACGAACTATGCCTTTGGTGCCACTGCTTCCTG is drawn from Flagellimonas sp. MMG031 and contains these coding sequences:
- a CDS encoding MBL fold metallo-hydrolase; amino-acid sequence: MKNNKINIHFLGAAGTVTGSKYLLDTGERKILIDCGLFQGLKELRLKNWEYPPVEVSEIDAVLLTHGHMDHTGYLPRLVKQGFKGPIYGTYPTLDIAKIILNDSAKIQEQEAERANKEGYSKHSPAEPLYDLKDVEKTVPFFKGVPPGQWLPLMKNIKARFQYNGHILGATYIELDVLGKRFVFSGDIGRTNDLLLYPPLKPKKADVLFIESTYGGRFHPEEAEALPEIEKLVNKTIERGGSLFIPSFSVERAQLMMLIFWRLLKQNKIPKVQMIMDSPMGANVLELFHRTRDWHRLEDAECDEICSHFTVVSSYRETMELRSDDTPKIVIAGSGMLTGGRMLNYLETQAQKPKNTLLFVGYQAEGTRGRKLLDGDRELRVYGKTVSFQMEVAEIEGLSAHADHAELLDWLSKVEQKPERIFIVHGEKEGAEALQKGIKETYDWDSEIPKLYSIESVETFQNS
- a CDS encoding restriction endonuclease, with product MTQQVQIRKYSGELEEFDIKKLIKSLRRSKADETLVQEIANEIRDRVSHGMTTKEIYRSAFRMLKSKARVSASRYKLKKALMELGPSGYPFEKFVGALLSQEGFDTKVGVIVQGNCVQHEVDVIAEKDNKHYMIECKYHSDQGRFCNVKIPLYIHSRFLDVEKQWEKQQGHKTKFHQGGVYTNTRFTTDAIQYGTCVGLMLTSWDYPKGNGLKERIDRSGLHPLTSLTTLTKAEKSKLLDKGIVLCKDISENPSFLGQIGIAKQRQKKILEDSEELCTAH
- a CDS encoding universal stress protein, yielding MKNILVPTDFSENCNKAADLGIEMAKLYNAEIHFFHLLKTPVDWVKLDKQKEKRYPETLKKIGKAKASLRELEKKAEKEHLKCQTFLQFHVDQDNILKHSGHYDHDFIVTGSSGTKGIVRELLGSNVERLVRKSDVPVVVVKEDDVRFPFKDIVFVSDFMEDVGSAFRAVLSIAEKCNAKIHLLRINTASDHNSIALGLDPIRKFLEGFPELKNFSMNVYNENQVETGINTYLKHNKADLIAMCTHGNTGFLSLFSKSITEGVANHSSLPVMTIKI